The Chryseobacterium phocaeense genome includes the window ATTGCCCTCAGCAAAATCCCTAATAAGGAACTGCTGATTGATTTTGCCCCGAATTACGTCCCTAATCATAAGAATATTGTGGTTTATGCTACGGGATGGGCGGCTAAATTCACTCCATTCTTAGGGAAAATCATGTCGGACCTTGCTTTGGACGGGCATACGGATTTTGATATCTCTCCTTTCCAGCTGGGACGCAAATATTTCAAATCACTTTAAAAACTCTTAACCATGAATAAAAATACACCATTAAATCCGGGAAAACATCCTGATTTAAAAACGGAAGTAGCCATTATTGGCGCCGGAACATCCGGATTATACACTGCTTACCGTCTTGTGACCGATAAAAAATTTAAGGCTCATGAAGTTCAGATCTTCGATATGAATACCAAGCTTGGAGGAAGACTGGAATCCGTCGTGATGCCCGGGATGGATTTCTGGGGCGAGCTGGGCGGAATGCGCTACCTGACTTCGCAGAAGATTGTAACGACATTAATTGAAGGCTATCCTCTTTCGGAAGAAGATCCGGCGAAACGCATCCCGGTTCTTAAAGATAAGATGACCCCGGTTCCTTTTCCTATGGGTGATCCTTCAAAATTACTGATGTATCTGCGTAAAGAACGGTTCAAGCAGGATGACTGGGATGAAGCACAGAAAAAAGGAGAAAAACTGCCTACCCGATACTATCTGAATGATGATGACTTCGGATTCAGCTCGGATCAGCTTTTCAACAAGGTGATTTATGATGTTTTAATGGCAGATCCCTGGGTGGCTAAAAATTATGGAGACCGAATCATTAAAGGCTCTTCCGTATATGATTATACTTTTAAGTTGACCAGCAGAGACTGGGATGATATTAAACCTAAATTAGTTTATAATTTCCCGAATTCTCCTTATGACGGGCGTAAGGTAAATGATCTTGGTTTCTGGAACCTGCTGAAAGACCAGGTTTCTCAGGAAGGCTATGAGTTCCTGGCCAATGCGGGTGGATATTATTCCAATACCATTAACTGGAATTCAGCGGAGGCGTTTCCGTATATGGTGGGAGATTTTTCAGCGGGAACAATCTATAAAACCATTGAGGAAGGCTATGACAGCATTGCCTATGCCCTGGCCAATTCTTATATGGAGCATGAAGGTGCCTGTATCTGGTCCGAAAACAAACTGCTTACTTTTACAAAAGCACATCCTTTAATCAACACCCATAAGTACGAACTGACCTTTCTGAACCTGAAAACAAACACCCAGTGGAAAGTATATGCCAATACACTGGTGCTTGCTATGCCAAGAAAATCACTAGAGCTGCTGGATCAGAACAATTTCTTCTTTAATATCAATGAAAATTCGGTTCTGAATGATAATATCCGTTCTGTTATTATGGAGCCTGCCTTTAAAATACTGATGGGCTTTGAATATCCATGGTGGAAAGAACTGGGAATCAGTTCCGGACATTCCATCACCGACCTTCCTATGAGACAGTGCTATTATTTCGGGACAGACCCACATACTGATAATTCCATGCTGCTGGGAAGCTACGGTGATATGGAAACCGAAACGTTCTGGAAGGCCCTTTCCGATGACAAAGTTCTTTTTAAAGTAAAAGCAGCCAGATCCGCATCTTTGCAGGAACTTCATCAGCTGGACGATGTTCAGGCCACGAAACTGATGGTAGGAGAACTGATGAACCAGCTCCGGGAGCTGCACGGGCCGGATGTAACCATTCCTGAACCGTATGTAACGTATTTTAAAGACTGGACGGATGAGCCTTTTGGCGCTGGATACCACGCCTGGAAAGCCGGTTTCTCCGTTGAAAACGTCATGCCTTATATGAGAAAGCCTGTTAAGGATGAAAACATCCACATCTGCGGGGAAGCTTATTCTGATCAGCAGGGCTGGGTGGAAGGTGCATTCTGTGAAGCTGAAAAGATGCTTCAGGAATATTTCGGACTGCACCGTCCGATCTGGCTGGATCCTGAATATTATTTGGGGTGGTAGATTAAAATACCGTTCTGAAGTATATACTCCAATCTCAAATTTAAATGAGGTTGGAGTATTTTTTATATATCTTTTAAGAAATTTCTGTTTTATAATATGGTCAGGAAGATGGAAGGTTGAAGAGGGAAGTTATTGAAGCCTGAAACAGAACTTTAAAGCAATTTCATTCATTGTTAAAGCCAGCCTGATCAAATTTTATAACAGGTGTTTAATATGAGTACCTGATAGTAACTTCCAGCCTCCCTCTTCCAGCTTCCAGCTATTTCACTTTACATTTCTTATGCTTAACTCAGGCTAATAAACAGTCACCGGCCCCACCAATCCCATAGACTGCAGCGGCTGGTCTTTTCTTTTCTGATTGGTCCAGTACTGGGCAACCACATTATCTTTAAGGGTTTTCATATAATTTCCCATTACGGTAACGACTTTAATTTCAATCTCATTTGTTCCTTCGCGGATCAAGCCTGATACCGGATAAATTCTCCGGCCGAACCATTGGGTTCCGGCATCAACCGAGTTGATGCGAACCTCACAGATCCCGAAAACACTACCGAGATTTAAATAATTGGCCTTACGCTTATCTGTTACCTGAAATGTATTCCGGTAAACGACAGTCCCGGAAAAATGGGTATATCCGGGAAGTTCTTTAAGGTCTGCCAGTCTGTTGAGTGTTTCCTGTTTAACCGTTCCATCATAATGCCTGAATTCAACTTCCCATGGATCAGAAAGTTCTTTTACATCATTTCCTGATACAGGATTTTCTTTCCATAGTTCTCCTTTTTTATGACGGTCAAAAACAATAAGTTTTGAATCTGCCGGACCTAAACTGATTTTCAGCCTTCCCAGCATAGGCTCCAGTCTGAAGCGTTTACCCGTCACGGCATCCCACAGCCATGCATGCTTGTGTTTAATGATGTTGCTGTCAAAACTAATATCCAATACTGCACTGTGTT containing:
- a CDS encoding flavin monoamine oxidase family protein produces the protein MNKNTPLNPGKHPDLKTEVAIIGAGTSGLYTAYRLVTDKKFKAHEVQIFDMNTKLGGRLESVVMPGMDFWGELGGMRYLTSQKIVTTLIEGYPLSEEDPAKRIPVLKDKMTPVPFPMGDPSKLLMYLRKERFKQDDWDEAQKKGEKLPTRYYLNDDDFGFSSDQLFNKVIYDVLMADPWVAKNYGDRIIKGSSVYDYTFKLTSRDWDDIKPKLVYNFPNSPYDGRKVNDLGFWNLLKDQVSQEGYEFLANAGGYYSNTINWNSAEAFPYMVGDFSAGTIYKTIEEGYDSIAYALANSYMEHEGACIWSENKLLTFTKAHPLINTHKYELTFLNLKTNTQWKVYANTLVLAMPRKSLELLDQNNFFFNINENSVLNDNIRSVIMEPAFKILMGFEYPWWKELGISSGHSITDLPMRQCYYFGTDPHTDNSMLLGSYGDMETETFWKALSDDKVLFKVKAARSASLQELHQLDDVQATKLMVGELMNQLRELHGPDVTIPEPYVTYFKDWTDEPFGAGYHAWKAGFSVENVMPYMRKPVKDENIHICGEAYSDQQGWVEGAFCEAEKMLQEYFGLHRPIWLDPEYYLGW